The DNA sequence taCAATTATTCAGTTAAAGcattacaaattcaaatttctgcaaaacaaatttGAGTTCcgcaattcaaattcagtttccGCTAATGTCTGCACTTAGAaagtgtctgcatgtgtgtaagtatgtgcaGTAATATTAGTGTCTTTATGTTTTCGTCTTGTCTAGGTTAGGGTGTGACTTACGTTTCTGGATCCAGGGCCTGAGGTCAAAGGCAGGAATGGCATTACACTTGGTGTAGCTGAATACACGCGTGCGGCACAGGAAGGGGTCACGGGGGACGTCTCTGATGCCTGTGTTGTCACAGATGATGCGGGCCAATGAGACACTGGCCAGGGAAGCCCTCTGTCTGATGGTGAACACGTCCTTGTTCTGCCACCACAACCTGAAATGTGTATCGGGGTCACGTTACTAACATTGCTGATATTCCTGTGCACTGACTCAGAACAATGGTGCGGTTAGAAGAGACAAGCTCATAGCAGACAGCTGCTACTACATAGTCAAAtcctaaaattagaaaaaaaccaaaaaaaactcccaacTCACCTGTCTCCCTGGCGGATCTTCTGAAACTGATTGGCGATTAGGCAGGCAAAGAGGGGCCCCACGCGGCCCCCGGGGACGAAGGGCTCTGCGACGCCCCCCAGCCACACGTCGATGTTGGCGGGGGTGCCGTACAGCTTCAAAAGTCGCTTAGCCAAAGAGTGGTTTTTCAAAACCCGAGCCAATTGCGCTAGGTTCTTTGGCTGAGACAGGCCACAGAATCTACGCCATTCGTTGTAGCCTGGAGtgaacagaggaagagacagagatgagCACAGTGTGAATCAGAAATAGTACGGACAGAAGGATGGGACAAAAAGACACAACATTTCAGGGATTTTGGGGATCCAGAGAGTGGAGCGGGGCAAGGCGTTGGGGAGGGTGTGTAGGTAGAGGATTTGCCGTAGGGACTGGGGTAGAGGTGCATAGAcagggggaggcagaggaggcacactggggaggagggcagggacAGGAAGGGAGGTGGAGGCGCAGTGGGGTTCATAATAATCCTCACCAGGGATGCCGTGGTCACGACCACGCTGCATGTTCAGAGCACCCAGGTCCAGCGCCACGTGGTCGGTGAACTGGAACAGCCTATCACGGAGCGAATCCACCATCATCTGATCCTGTATGTTGAGCTTGGCGGGACGGCCAACCAATCCCCGAATCAGGGGGTCTATCCCAcctgagaggagggggagagctGAGTTTGCTGGATGTGTgcaggtaacccccccccccaacatgtgTCCCATACCAATGCTTGTTTATCATCACTTATTAATGACTAGTGATTTTCTACTAGAGCCCATATCTCCGGCATGCAGTGCTACAAGTCTACAGTGAGTCCTCTCTAAAGACAGAAGACAGGCAGCTCTTCTACAAACCTTCAAAGACCACCCTCCAGGGGGTGAAGAAAGCCTTATGCAGTGGCACACTGGGGAATTTTGTGTGTTCCCGGTAGTTCTCATCCAATCGGAATATGAAGGGCTGGATGGCGAGGTGGGCGAAGCGGTAGGCAGCCGTGGCGAAGACGTTGGCGATGGTGGGGTCCACTTTCTCATTGTAGCCAGGGTATTTGGAGAGGAAACGAGAAAAGGCATTGGGTCCAACGATGGCTTTCAAGTAGTCCCGGAATATGATCACCTGGAAGGGGGTtggggagcgggagcgggggggtggtggggaacAGCAGAGTTGTGGTCTATATGCAGCGATACTGGCTAAAAGCTTTAGAGAGGGTTCCTGTAGTTACTTAAGCAAAGTCAGAATGTTTGAGTAGAAATCGCAGGTGAACAAACAAGCCTCAGGCCCTGACCGTAGTGCACTAATCTCGCTGTGACTCTGGGCCCCTTTCCTCTCAAACTGAGGCCCATTCctgtggcgccccctggtggcgcTGTTACCTGATGGTAGCCGCCCATGATCTTGCGCGCCTCCTGGTAGAGCGTCTCGCCGTTCCAGTGCGGGTTGAGCTGGCGCAGTGCCCGCGCCAGGCGGTTGTGCTCACGCAGGAACAGAGTGTGCAGGGAGGTGAGGCCAGTGTTCTCATCCACACGTTCGTCGCCTGCAAGAGCGCGCAAAAGGGTTACATCACCAGGTTACGCCAGGgtagagggcagcagtgtaataCAATGACTGTTCAGTTGCACATGTAacccgaaaggttgcaggtttgattcccaggagGGCATGGTATGTATTAAGCATCAGCAACAGTATGAGAAATCATTAGTACTGCAATAGCAACTCATATCAGCCTAAACGTTGCCATCGGTTCCTATGTGAGGATTGAACGGGTGGTGTTCAATTTATTACTGGACTAAGAGCTGTTGACATCATGAGGGACCTGACCAATGgccaataaatgttttagtttcattgCGTATCCCCACCCATAGTTTCAGGCTATTTAAAAGTATTCTCTCCtgctaaaacagcctctttgaGGGTAAGTGAAATACTCATTTGCCAAAGAGAATTGTGGTCTGCATCATCGATATCGAATACTCTACTCTCCTCGCAGGTTCATTTCTATGAGTTAGCAGATAATGGACAACACCAATAAAGTTGCAGACTCGTGCAATGAAGTTCAGATACTTTACCAGCACTATTATTGTTAAACTGAACAGAAATAACTAAAGTAATGTTTGTTACAAACTTgcatttttgcttctttttttggtaTATCTATGCTTACGACAATGCATTGGAATTAGCGCATATTATTAATAGCATTCATAAAGACTAACAGTGGTTGGGAGATTGTAAGAATGATACATCTTTGAATTTCTCTACATTAATACACATTAAACAacagataattattttgttagaTTTAACAGGAAACTTATTAATCATACTACTTACAGCCATGTATCTCTCAAGgctcacaaagaacaaaaagcTAATCAATCATCTTATCTTAAAATGAGCTATTTAACAGTCACATCACAAAGTGTCTTTTAATAAACTTAgcaacaatgggcctcattcacaaaattcttcataaattgtttttattttggtcttaAAAATATTCCCACGAAAAAccaaaatgggattcatgacacatgtgcagacctttgtttttgtgcatatcccaggtgtatgagatgatgaatgttcactttgtatattttatgcacaatcctgtttaTGTGATTAACGTAAGGAAaaagccatgaacaaatacaagaTAAATATCgaaatgttcttacacacagtttatgatcaaatgtaaTCGTATATATGTTTCCTGAATGAGGTTCAATGAAACTATGTAATGTTCTTATCAAGTGGTTCGTAACATTAGGCTATATTGTAAAATAGGACGTAAACTAATGTTATTGAGAAGAGGACTATAAATAGTAAAGAACATATAATGTCATATTTCAGTGCAGAAATATACATTCACCTTAAAGGTTTGTTTGCATCAAAGCGTGTGCTGGAAATTATTACTGAGAATCTGGGTTAAAAGTTGAAATTCACACATAGACCGGAAGGCCACAGAATTTTGAGATGCTTGTGTAAATTTTACAAATTGCATTTGGTGCTGTTGAGCATTGGGGATATTGTTTGCATGtctaatgtgtgttttttttacccacgtgtgtgtgtttactttttGGTGGGACCGTTTGGCAGGAGTTCAGTGGGGCGGTAGGGTAGCAGGGCATCTTGCCCTTGCCTAAACAATCCTGAAGCTTTTTTAAATAGGGATTTTATGCctgatttgaaatgtgtattatagttattgaaattaatttttaatagaCATTTGGTGGATGTGTGGTGAATACATCCCTCTTTGATAATGTATGgttatttaaactattttcagCCACTTTACAAAGTGGTTTTAAtgtgattgtaaaaaaaaagtgtcaacaTATTTTACTAAATCCTCACCTCCCCGAGAAATGCAATGTCATTCTAAAGCTGTCTCCTGCCTGATATTTGAACCTCTTGTTGCAAACTGTGCACTACGCTCCTACACAGACAGGGGGCGACTCTGCTGGCACTCACCTGCTATGAAGCAGGGCACCTCTTCCAGTCCAGAGGAGTTGGTGATTTTCCGACGAGTCGCGCACATGTTGGGCGCCTTGGTAGTGAACGGCAGGAGCTCCCTGCCCCCGTCTTTGAATCTCTGGTTGATGCGCAGTAGCCCCCCGTTGTTGGTGAAGTCACGCAGGTTACGGGCCAACGCGTCCTCCGAGCCGTACACCTGCCCCACGTCCAGGTAGGCCGTCAGGGAGTTGATCTGCTCCCGAACGTTGTTCCCCTTCTTGCAGGCTGGTGCGGAGCGCATGAAAGGGAGGCATCTGGTATTTTGGGAAAAACGAGGGTCCTCCTTCGGGATCTGATGAAAGACAGAAGGGGGGTAGAATGGGGATCGAGATCACACTCCCCAGTCATGTGTGTCTGATCGAAATGTCTGCACTGGATAGGAAATATAGCGTCCaattaaaacaacagaaagtATGTGGAGTTTAAATGGCAGATGGAACGTGTCAAAGGTTGCTGAGAAGAGGGAGCGTGCTGACCGGAATGGGGAAGCAGGGGCTAATTCGCTCGCAGCTTGTTTCACAGTTGACGCCGTTGCTGAAGGAACGGATGCTGGGAGACATCGGGGTGGAGGTCAGGTCGTGGTCGACCCACTGGCCAAAGATGGTCAGCAGGAAGGTGAACGCCTGGTCATTGCCCACCCTAGATGCGGCCAGAATCCTGTTGGAGACCTCTCGGACCTcgagaaggggaaagagagacagagagaaggaagagagaacaGGGTAGTGAAGGGTTGATAGAAGGTGAACGAAAGAAGAGAGGTGCAGATGaagtgagggagaaagggaaaggagGAAAATTTGGAGGTAATACAAAACATGCAGGCTTTACTGCGGCTGCAATGTGTGCTTGCCTCACTGTAGTAGTATcatgctgcttttatttgtcTCATCTGGTTGTTGGGATGGTtataacacaacaacaacaataatagtgATTAAAAATACCAGGGGGAGTAAGAATCCATTGTAGCTTCTTTTGGGGTCCCATCCCCTGGGTTGGGAGAACCCATCCTCGTATTTAGGGGGCAGCCAGCGGGTGAAGGGCGTGTTGGAGGCCCCACGCAGAGGAAATTTCCTGGGAAgagatgaaataaaatggacaaAATGTAGCCCATTTGAAGTAAGTGTTTATCAGAAATGAAATAACGTGACTGTGGTCGATGCGGTCTCCTTTCAGTGCTCTCATGCCTAGTTCTTGGCCAATCAGTATTCAGAATCTGCTCAACTGACCAACCCCTCTGAGCCAGTCAGAAGCTAGAGACAGAACTCGGTTCCACCCTCTTCTTTTGAGAGAATTTCACGAGGAACAATAGGCGAGTATCAAGCAAGTAGTggtgaacatctcattccaaaaccatgagcattaatatggagttagacCTGTGTTGTTATGCCTCCCAGTCTACTGGGAAGGCTTTGAattagattttggaacatggctgcaagGATTCGCTTCCATTTAGCTACACGAACATTGGAGAGGTTTGGCGCTGATGTTGGacgtaaggcctggctcgcagtcggcattccaattcttccaaaaggtgtttgatggagtagaggtcaggactctgggcaggccagtcaaattcttccccaccaaactcagcatcaaataatttatttatggaccttgctttgtgcatgggggcgttgtcatgctgaaacaggaaaggacgtTCCCCAAACTGTTTTTCCACAAGGTTGGAAGCGCAcagttctctagaatgtcattataTGCTGaggcattaagatttgccttcactggaactaaggggcctggCCCAAAccgtgaaaaacagccccagaccaagcgGCGTCGAGGTGCTTTTGGTCACATAGTGTACCTGCTTCTGCTTTGCTACAGGCAGCACCTCAAGAGTCAAATAATCGAGTCTTGGCTTCCACAAAGGGGGCGTGAAAGGACGTGTCACTCACAGATTGTTGCAGACGCTCGTGGCAGTTCGGTACGTGTTGATCTTTGGGATCAGGTGGCAGGACGGGGGCCGGACTCGCGCTGCACAGCCTGTCAGACGGGCGATAGTGCCCAGTTCATCAGGGGTGAGCAgatctgagggagagagagaaagagagagattctgtGAGCTTATGGGAATGAGAggtggtctgtctgtgtgtgtctgacggagtgtggcacagtgggtaaggaactgggcttgtaaccgaaaggtcgcaggttcgattcccgggtaggacactgccgttgtacccttgagcaaggtacttaaccgaaatttcttcagtatatatccagctgtataaatggatacaatgtaaaaaatgctatgtaaaaagttgtgtaagtcgctctggataagagcgtctgctaaatgcctataatgtaatgtaatatctgtctgtgtctcagaCCTGTAACATTGAGCGAGCGTTTGTGCAGGTGGTGCGCCCTCTGCTGGATCAGTGTGAGAGTGTAGTCCATGTAGTCTGCAGCTCGCACTGCTGAGCGTGTGTCCCGGGCCGGCTGCTTCAGCAGACGCAGAATATCTGAAGGCCTGGGCGACCCCTTCTGCACACGGGACAGACTCCTgtcagggacagacagacagacagagagaggcacagagttATGGACAGCCACATACCTGGCTCTTCACTGGGGAAGAgggaacatgcacacacacacatacacacgcatgcacttataaacacataaacaaattacagtgtgaaatgatAGTGAGAGAGTGTTGTCCGCTTACTCTTCTCGTGAGTATTTGTAGGCTTCATCAACAGTCCTCTTGGCATCCTCCACAGCACTAAGAATGAACGATCCCCCCAGACTCTCTTCTGCAAAGAAACATATATgagaatgcacacacaaatacaaacaactGTAAGTTGTATATGAGCACTATaggtgtaatgggtaaggagctggtcttgtaacctaaaggtcactggttcgattccctagtaggacactgccgttgtacctttgctaaatgcctgtactgtaatgtaatgtaatggtacaAGCACTGAACATTTAACAAACGAACttc is a window from the Anguilla rostrata isolate EN2019 chromosome 14, ASM1855537v3, whole genome shotgun sequence genome containing:
- the LOC135239523 gene encoding eosinophil peroxidase-like isoform X1; this encodes MNRAPCFLALGLCLAFSYQLSAEESLGGSFILSAVEDAKRTVDEAYKYSREESLSRVQKGSPRPSDILRLLKQPARDTRSAVRAADYMDYTLTLIQQRAHHLHKRSLNVTDLLTPDELGTIARLTGCAARVRPPSCHLIPKINTYRTATSVCNNLKFPLRGASNTPFTRWLPPKYEDGFSQPRGWDPKRSYNGFLLPLVREVSNRILAASRVGNDQAFTFLLTIFGQWVDHDLTSTPMSPSIRSFSNGVNCETSCERISPCFPIPIPKEDPRFSQNTRCLPFMRSAPACKKGNNVREQINSLTAYLDVGQVYGSEDALARNLRDFTNNGGLLRINQRFKDGGRELLPFTTKAPNMCATRRKITNSSGLEEVPCFIAGDERVDENTGLTSLHTLFLREHNRLARALRQLNPHWNGETLYQEARKIMGGYHQVIIFRDYLKAIVGPNAFSRFLSKYPGYNEKVDPTIANVFATAAYRFAHLAIQPFIFRLDENYREHTKFPSVPLHKAFFTPWRVVFEGGIDPLIRGLVGRPAKLNIQDQMMVDSLRDRLFQFTDHVALDLGALNMQRGRDHGIPGYNEWRRFCGLSQPKNLAQLARVLKNHSLAKRLLKLYGTPANIDVWLGGVAEPFVPGGRVGPLFACLIANQFQKIRQGDRLWWQNKDVFTIRQRASLASVSLARIICDNTGIRDVPRDPFLCRTRVFSYTKCNAIPAFDLRPWIQKRSDGNQTDISKFQFQNEILIQSGDRNIQDNEIPWGPQV
- the LOC135239523 gene encoding eosinophil peroxidase-like isoform X2, with product MNRAPCFLALGLCLAFSYQLSAEESLGGSFILSAVEDAKRTVDEAYKYSREESLSRVQKGSPRPSDILRLLKQPARDTRSAVRAADYMDYTLTLIQQRAHHLHKRSLNVTDLLTPDELGTIARLTGCAARVRPPSCHLIPKINTYRTATSVCNNLKFPLRGASNTPFTRWLPPKYEDGFSQPRGWDPKRSYNGFLLPLVREVSNRILAASRVGNDQAFTFLLTIFGQWVDHDLTSTPMSPSIRSFSNGVNCETSCERISPCFPIPIPKEDPRFSQNTRCLPFMRSAPACKKGNNVREQINSLTAYLDVGQVYGSEDALARNLRDFTNNGGLLRINQRFKDGGRELLPFTTKAPNMCATRRKITNSSGLEEVPCFIAGDERVDENTGLTSLHTLFLREHNRLARALRQLNPHWNGETLYQEARKIMGGYHQVIIFRDYLKAIVGPNAFSRFLSKYPGYNEKVDPTIANVFATAAYRFAHLAIQPFIFRLDENYREHTKFPSVPLHKAFFTPWRVVFEGGIDPLIRGLVGRPAKLNIQDQMMVDSLRDRLFQFTDHVALDLGALNMQRGRDHGIPGYNEWRRFCGLSQPKNLAQLARVLKNHSLAKRLLKLYGTPANIDVWLGGVAEPFVPGGRVGPLFACLIANQFQKIRQGDRLWWQNKDVFTIRQRASLASVSLARIICDNTGIRDVPRDPFLCRTRVFSYTKCNAIPAFDLRPWIQKRSDGNQTDISKFQIPWGPQV